The following coding sequences are from one Halorubrum sp. BOL3-1 window:
- a CDS encoding MATE family efflux transporter: protein MRLQQLFRSQSELDLTDGPIPRALFFLSFPIVITNLLQVGYNLADTFWLGRYSTEALAAISLGFPLVYLFISLGLGLTVAGSVLVAQHTGAEQPAKAEYAASQAVIFTLLAGIALGALGYSFVAELLSVFGAEPVVLGLATEYMEVISLGLPFLFGFTIFIALMRGAGDTVTPMLVMFGTVVLNVALDPLLIFGVGPLPELGVEGAAVATVFARGSAMVVGIWLMLRGAHGIQIHFRQMIPDLSYSRKLLRIGVPASIENTGRAISINAVLLIVTLFSTSVVAAFGVGIRVFSMIFMPAIAIDRGVEAMTGQNIGAGRHDRVVATNRFAAKVSFLLFSAVGLATFVFAPEIIGIFDDSPAVVAEGASFLRWIALTFGFVGVIRAYSGGFRGAGKTLTAATIAVVLFGFIRLPIAYVASQGLVPIDGWFFATPSPTGIWFAFAVSSVIAAVVAAGWFESGGWRGGDLTDEAMETSNTSAADGDSSADGGTGEGSDQDVISGTD from the coding sequence ATGAGGCTTCAACAGCTCTTCAGGAGTCAATCAGAGCTCGATCTGACCGACGGGCCGATTCCACGCGCCCTATTTTTCCTCTCGTTTCCGATCGTCATCACCAATCTGCTCCAAGTCGGATACAACCTCGCCGATACCTTCTGGTTGGGACGTTACAGCACTGAGGCGCTCGCCGCGATCAGCCTCGGGTTCCCGCTCGTCTATCTGTTCATCTCACTCGGGCTTGGATTGACCGTCGCTGGCAGCGTTCTCGTCGCTCAACACACCGGCGCCGAACAGCCTGCGAAAGCTGAGTATGCTGCCTCTCAAGCCGTTATCTTCACTCTGTTAGCCGGGATCGCACTCGGAGCGCTCGGCTACAGCTTCGTCGCTGAACTTCTCAGTGTGTTTGGTGCCGAGCCGGTCGTACTGGGACTGGCAACTGAATACATGGAAGTTATCAGCCTCGGACTGCCGTTCCTGTTCGGCTTCACGATCTTCATCGCGCTGATGCGAGGCGCGGGAGACACCGTCACACCGATGCTAGTCATGTTCGGGACGGTCGTGCTCAACGTCGCACTCGATCCACTGCTCATCTTCGGAGTCGGACCGCTCCCCGAACTCGGCGTTGAGGGCGCTGCCGTCGCGACCGTCTTCGCGAGGGGGTCTGCGATGGTCGTCGGGATCTGGCTCATGCTTCGGGGAGCGCACGGTATCCAGATTCACTTCCGGCAGATGATTCCAGACCTGAGCTACAGCCGGAAGCTTCTCCGAATAGGTGTACCGGCGTCGATCGAAAACACTGGGCGCGCTATCTCGATCAATGCGGTCTTACTGATCGTCACGCTGTTCTCGACATCCGTTGTCGCCGCCTTCGGCGTCGGAATCCGTGTCTTTTCGATGATCTTCATGCCCGCGATCGCCATCGACCGTGGTGTTGAGGCGATGACCGGCCAGAATATCGGTGCGGGACGACACGACCGGGTCGTCGCGACCAATCGCTTCGCCGCGAAGGTGTCGTTTCTGCTCTTTTCGGCTGTCGGCCTCGCGACCTTCGTGTTTGCTCCCGAGATTATCGGAATCTTCGACGACTCGCCAGCAGTCGTCGCCGAAGGCGCCTCATTCCTGCGGTGGATCGCACTCACGTTCGGCTTTGTGGGCGTTATCAGAGCCTACAGCGGCGGTTTCCGTGGTGCCGGCAAAACGCTTACCGCTGCCACTATCGCCGTCGTGTTGTTCGGGTTCATTCGACTCCCGATCGCTTACGTGGCGTCGCAAGGGCTGGTCCCGATTGACGGCTGGTTCTTTGCGACGCCTTCGCCGACGGGCATCTGGTTCGCCTTCGCGGTCTCAAGTGTGATCGCTGCCGTCGTCGCGGCAGGCTGGTTCGAGAGTGGCGGCTGGCGTGGTGGCGATCTGACCGACGAAGCGATGGAGACGTCAAATACGAGTGCTGCCGATGGAGACTCCTCAGCCGATGGCGGGACTGGCGAGGGGAGTGACCAAGACGTGATCTCTGGAACCGATTGA
- a CDS encoding type IV pilin: protein MSKSRTSKHNRAITSAIGVILIVAITVILASVIGVVALGITDDLGEKPAFAALDLSFEEEQTDSDNYDEFRWQIELTNIAGDTAQPDEIVVYLDHGNQRVTGTLNRSLRAGETVELTVVHNNQNGNTIPDDTECTDINVACRLAGDDGNYPKEDYIQLQMIHKPSGSILYQEQTSISGKYGIYNENSDPKISNETLIFA, encoded by the coding sequence ATGAGTAAATCGCGTACATCAAAACATAATAGAGCTATCACGTCGGCTATCGGGGTGATACTTATCGTTGCAATCACCGTTATTCTTGCATCTGTTATTGGTGTAGTCGCACTCGGGATCACAGATGACCTCGGAGAGAAGCCTGCTTTTGCTGCCCTTGATTTGAGTTTTGAGGAGGAACAGACTGACAGCGACAACTACGATGAGTTTCGATGGCAGATTGAACTTACTAATATTGCAGGTGACACCGCACAACCGGACGAGATCGTGGTCTATCTTGATCACGGGAACCAACGCGTCACTGGAACACTCAATAGGTCGCTAAGGGCAGGCGAGACTGTTGAACTAACCGTAGTTCACAATAATCAAAACGGCAACACAATTCCGGACGATACAGAATGTACTGACATTAATGTGGCATGCCGGCTAGCTGGTGATGATGGTAACTACCCTAAAGAAGATTACATTCAGCTCCAGATGATACATAAGCCATCAGGGTCAATCCTCTACCAAGAGCAAACTAGTATTTCAGGAAAGTACGGGATTTATAATGAAAATTCAGATCCAAAAATAAGTAATGAAACACTAATTTTTGCGTGA
- a CDS encoding AIM24 family protein codes for MAAGESYILDNEHLIAWDNKIEYSTRLVGGLKSTLLSGEGVVFEFTGPGTAWYQTRDMDSLVEILASRMPSQGSIGRE; via the coding sequence CTGGCTGCCGGCGAGTCGTACATTCTCGACAACGAACACCTGATCGCCTGGGATAATAAAATCGAGTATTCGACTCGTCTGGTCGGTGGTCTCAAGTCCACGTTGCTGAGCGGCGAAGGGGTTGTTTTTGAGTTTACTGGGCCTGGGACGGCTTGGTACCAGACGCGCGACATGGATTCACTGGTGGAGATCCTCGCCTCCCGGATGCCTAGTCAGGGATCCATAGGGCGTGAGTGA
- a CDS encoding DUF6498-containing protein — translation MLPPQLPFPDVKLLSVVVASIVPVAGLLVFGTSAAALLLFYWLELSVFMTWALVRGLFAGKLPSEETEREPFSSHQWTTLRYILPSGFFETAEEDSTSDSDNWRSWQTDEEGPTSDGSSWRSWQIPIPKTNVGIYLGTIPGLVIVLFLFAVLWAGFAGVVAGPVVAAADMTDYATWPLTGASIVFLSEGVKTAREYFYDGGYHEKSVWTAARGILYKGFVLVGAGLLVLLLVYESIEGDGASLESSASRPIIFTVIGLKFVIDITEYYIDGLDQPLRDLL, via the coding sequence TTGCTCCCTCCACAACTGCCGTTTCCGGATGTAAAGTTGCTTTCTGTCGTTGTAGCCAGCATTGTACCTGTCGCTGGGTTGCTGGTGTTCGGCACGTCAGCGGCAGCACTATTATTATTCTATTGGCTCGAACTTAGCGTCTTTATGACCTGGGCCTTGGTCCGGGGCCTGTTTGCCGGCAAACTTCCAAGCGAGGAAACTGAACGCGAACCGTTCAGCAGCCACCAATGGACGACATTACGGTATATTCTCCCTAGTGGGTTCTTCGAGACGGCTGAGGAGGACTCAACATCTGATAGTGACAACTGGAGAAGTTGGCAGACAGATGAGGAGGGCCCGACTTCTGACGGGAGCAGCTGGAGAAGTTGGCAGATTCCAATTCCGAAAACCAACGTTGGCATCTATCTCGGAACCATACCAGGACTCGTTATCGTTCTTTTCTTATTCGCTGTACTATGGGCTGGATTTGCCGGAGTGGTCGCTGGTCCTGTTGTTGCCGCGGCTGACATGACCGACTATGCGACGTGGCCACTCACCGGTGCCAGTATCGTCTTCCTGAGCGAAGGTGTAAAAACGGCCAGAGAGTATTTTTATGATGGCGGCTATCACGAAAAATCCGTGTGGACAGCGGCCAGAGGAATACTTTACAAAGGGTTCGTCTTGGTCGGGGCTGGGTTACTCGTACTTCTGTTAGTCTATGAATCGATAGAGGGTGACGGAGCTAGCCTTGAGAGTTCGGCCAGTAGGCCGATCATTTTCACGGTTATCGGTCTCAAGTTCGTGATTGATATCACAGAGTATTATATCGATGGCCTTGATCAGCCGCTTCGAGATTTGCTATAA
- a CDS encoding TrkA family potassium uptake protein, translating to MYRDTDLQLLIAGGGRVGRKTAELALNYGHKPVIIEQDEDVVAELRDETTQYTMVVQGDATENVTFQEPDISEADAVLGLTQRTSTNIEVCETARELAPSIRTVARLHREPTADDESESVDEFVFPEHAGARVAMDLALGTPVQPIADLATHLEVVAIEATEKGPAAGKMLADVLIPSEATVIADMDAEELADGQTTVVPGNRYLIATEPDVADDLKKLFRG from the coding sequence GTGTACCGAGACACTGATCTTCAGCTTCTTATCGCCGGTGGTGGGCGGGTCGGGCGGAAAACAGCGGAACTAGCCCTCAACTACGGTCATAAGCCGGTGATTATCGAGCAAGACGAGGACGTGGTAGCCGAACTCCGGGATGAAACCACACAGTATACTATGGTGGTACAGGGCGACGCCACCGAAAATGTAACATTTCAGGAACCCGATATCAGCGAGGCCGACGCTGTGCTCGGTCTCACGCAACGAACGAGCACAAACATCGAGGTTTGTGAGACTGCCCGGGAGCTCGCACCGTCGATTCGAACGGTCGCGAGACTCCATCGTGAACCCACCGCGGACGACGAGTCCGAGAGTGTCGACGAGTTCGTGTTCCCGGAACACGCTGGCGCCCGAGTGGCTATGGATCTGGCCCTCGGCACGCCGGTTCAACCGATTGCCGACCTCGCAACGCATCTTGAAGTGGTCGCGATTGAAGCCACGGAGAAAGGCCCAGCCGCGGGGAAGATGCTCGCGGACGTACTTATTCCCAGCGAAGCAACCGTCATAGCCGATATGGATGCTGAAGAACTCGCAGACGGACAAACAACCGTTGTCCCCGGAAACCGATACCTGATCGCGACTGAGCCGGACGTTGCCGATGACCTGAAGAAACTCTTCCGGGGCTGA
- a CDS encoding APC family permease, with protein sequence MSEQKLGLIGAMSISVGGMIGGGVYAVLGVVVLQAGAASWLAFTGACLISMGASYSYIKLNQISGKKGGSVTQIEAFTGRSTLAGMIGWTLLFGYVGAMAMYAFAFGGFTVELLHAAGLSEAESVFAIPIQPLISVGAIALFVGLVTAGTQVTGWVETALAATKTVIILGFGIWGFAYGFGTFGFDPVSPIQFGFEELATPIPIVIAIAISFVSFQGWQLLVYDQESIRNPERTVPIAIYASILLTIILDGMIAILVFSYASIDQIVANPEVAVAFAAETFIGPVGFFIIAVSALLSTGSAILGTLFSSAHFAKGMIRAGLLPDRAGNTDVGGAPPRTTVILGVLTAVLVLIGGLEGIISFGSLMFMVVFGAMSFLAFQQRHRDDVNPIPPLVGLIGSFGAFPILIWNMYTNEPAVFVTVVVTAVAVFAVESLYFGRETIWAGVEQSGRGLADFAADRQANTDPGSAEEASND encoded by the coding sequence ATGAGCGAACAGAAACTCGGTCTGATCGGCGCGATGTCGATCTCCGTCGGCGGGATGATCGGTGGGGGTGTATACGCCGTCCTCGGAGTCGTCGTTCTCCAAGCCGGCGCAGCCTCGTGGTTGGCGTTTACGGGGGCATGTCTCATTTCGATGGGAGCGAGCTACTCCTATATCAAGCTCAACCAGATCAGCGGAAAAAAGGGCGGCTCAGTCACTCAGATTGAGGCGTTCACCGGTCGGTCAACCCTAGCTGGGATGATCGGCTGGACGCTCCTGTTCGGCTACGTCGGGGCGATGGCGATGTACGCCTTCGCATTCGGCGGATTTACTGTCGAACTCCTCCACGCTGCCGGACTTTCCGAGGCGGAGTCGGTGTTCGCGATTCCGATACAACCGCTCATCTCGGTCGGCGCAATCGCGTTGTTCGTTGGACTGGTTACTGCCGGGACGCAGGTGACTGGCTGGGTCGAAACGGCATTAGCAGCGACCAAGACAGTCATCATCCTCGGATTTGGAATCTGGGGGTTCGCCTACGGCTTCGGGACGTTCGGATTCGACCCGGTGAGTCCGATCCAGTTCGGATTTGAAGAGTTGGCGACACCGATCCCGATCGTTATCGCGATTGCGATCTCGTTCGTCTCGTTTCAGGGGTGGCAGTTGCTCGTCTACGATCAGGAGTCGATCCGGAATCCGGAACGAACCGTGCCGATCGCAATATATGCGTCGATCCTTCTCACGATAATCCTTGATGGTATGATTGCGATCCTCGTGTTCAGTTACGCCAGCATCGACCAGATTGTCGCCAATCCCGAGGTAGCCGTCGCGTTCGCCGCGGAGACATTTATCGGCCCGGTCGGGTTCTTCATCATCGCGGTGTCGGCACTGCTGTCCACCGGAAGCGCGATCCTCGGGACACTGTTCTCCTCGGCGCACTTCGCGAAGGGGATGATTCGAGCCGGGTTGCTTCCGGATCGAGCCGGCAACACCGATGTCGGGGGGGCGCCGCCGCGAACGACCGTTATTCTCGGCGTGCTGACTGCTGTGCTCGTGCTGATCGGTGGACTGGAGGGGATCATATCGTTCGGGTCGCTGATGTTTATGGTGGTTTTCGGCGCGATGAGTTTCCTGGCGTTCCAGCAGCGTCACCGAGACGACGTCAACCCGATCCCTCCGCTCGTCGGGCTCATCGGCTCGTTTGGGGCGTTTCCCATCCTGATCTGGAACATGTACACGAACGAACCCGCGGTGTTCGTGACCGTCGTGGTGACTGCGGTCGCGGTGTTTGCGGTCGAGTCGCTCTACTTCGGTCGTGAGACCATCTGGGCCGGTGTCGAACAGAGTGGGCGGGGACTCGCCGACTTTGCGGCTGACAGACAAGCAAACACGGACCCGGGATCAGCCGAGGAGGCGAGTAACGACTAG
- a CDS encoding universal stress protein: MMDLSERLPSNTTLEYDTVLVPADSSECSRAGARHAVRIAREFDATVYAVHAVETGPGFDSLTPSEPGQRGDEHRPAGEQITGEVVQLGEKFGVPVETDLLEGRPAEAIQGYLIDNDIDFVAMGTRGRSNLERHLLGSVTEQIVRTSPVPVLTVHSESDRTVRADQEYTDVLLPTRGGDGSELAVDHAISVARRFDATLHAMYVVDIRSEAAKNDMYGLEELVDKLQTQVTDAVIDRAEEAGVDARAIIQQGTPHSAIQRYTDDNDIDVLVMGTHGRGRVERFLLGSITERMIRTSDIPVVTVRLDEWFSAD; this comes from the coding sequence ATGATGGATCTCTCCGAACGGCTCCCGTCGAACACGACCTTGGAGTACGATACCGTTCTCGTTCCAGCGGACAGTAGCGAGTGCTCGAGAGCGGGTGCCAGACACGCTGTCCGTATCGCACGCGAATTCGATGCGACGGTTTACGCGGTTCACGCCGTCGAAACGGGTCCCGGCTTCGATTCGCTCACTCCCTCTGAGCCAGGACAACGGGGAGACGAACACCGACCCGCTGGCGAACAGATAACTGGCGAGGTCGTACAACTCGGCGAGAAGTTCGGGGTGCCTGTCGAAACTGACCTGTTGGAGGGAAGGCCGGCCGAAGCGATCCAGGGATACCTGATCGACAACGACATCGATTTCGTGGCGATGGGGACCCGTGGCAGGAGCAACCTCGAACGCCACCTCCTCGGAAGTGTTACGGAACAGATCGTTCGGACGTCACCGGTTCCGGTTCTGACCGTCCATTCAGAGAGCGATAGAACGGTGCGTGCCGATCAGGAGTACACCGACGTGCTGCTCCCGACCCGCGGCGGCGACGGGTCCGAACTCGCAGTCGACCACGCGATCAGTGTCGCAAGGCGATTCGACGCGACGCTACACGCGATGTACGTCGTCGATATCCGTTCGGAAGCAGCAAAAAACGACATGTACGGTCTCGAAGAACTCGTCGACAAACTCCAAACACAAGTTACCGACGCGGTTATCGACCGGGCGGAGGAGGCAGGCGTCGACGCGAGAGCCATCATCCAACAGGGTACCCCCCACAGCGCGATCCAGCGATACACTGACGACAACGACATCGATGTTCTTGTTATGGGTACGCACGGTCGGGGTCGAGTCGAACGGTTTTTATTGGGAAGTATCACCGAGCGGATGATACGGACGTCCGATATCCCGGTTGTCACCGTTCGACTGGACGAGTGGTTCAGTGCAGACTGA
- a CDS encoding sulfurtransferase, translated as MTAENPPNDGKRTRADVSTETQYPTDVLVSPDWVNARLDQFAAADPDIRLLEVDVNTAFYDTGHVPGAAHVDWQTDLRSADSHDILGPDEMVSFLGSRGITEETTVVVYGDNSNWFAAQLYWQLTYYGHLDVRIMDGGREYWMDYDYPTTTDPVDLPTVEYGGTLDPPAEPEVRAYREDVRDALDTDTVFIDVRLPEEFRGDVTKPPGMNEGAMRGGHIPGATNVFWAENVRPDGRFKSPDDLKDVYESHGIDPEDDMIVYCRIGERSSVTWFVLEELLGYEHVRNYDGSWTEWGNMIGVPIEVGD; from the coding sequence ATGACGGCCGAGAATCCACCAAATGACGGTAAGCGGACACGGGCCGATGTATCGACAGAAACGCAGTACCCAACAGACGTGCTAGTCAGCCCCGACTGGGTTAACGCACGACTCGACCAGTTTGCCGCCGCAGATCCTGACATCCGGCTGCTCGAAGTCGACGTGAATACCGCGTTCTACGACACGGGCCATGTGCCGGGCGCCGCCCACGTTGACTGGCAGACGGACCTCCGGTCGGCGGACTCACATGACATCCTCGGCCCCGATGAGATGGTGTCGTTCCTCGGTTCGCGCGGGATCACCGAGGAGACGACTGTCGTCGTCTACGGTGACAACTCGAACTGGTTCGCAGCACAGCTTTACTGGCAACTCACCTACTACGGCCACCTCGACGTTCGAATCATGGACGGCGGCCGCGAGTACTGGATGGACTATGACTATCCGACCACGACTGACCCGGTCGATCTGCCCACCGTGGAGTACGGCGGCACGCTTGATCCGCCGGCCGAGCCGGAGGTTCGAGCCTATCGCGAGGACGTACGGGACGCACTCGACACCGACACGGTGTTCATCGACGTACGCTTGCCCGAGGAGTTCCGCGGCGACGTCACGAAGCCGCCCGGCATGAACGAGGGAGCGATGCGCGGCGGCCATATTCCCGGAGCGACGAACGTTTTCTGGGCCGAGAACGTCCGCCCCGACGGCCGATTCAAATCGCCCGACGATCTCAAGGACGTGTACGAGTCGCACGGGATCGACCCCGAAGACGACATGATCGTGTACTGTCGGATCGGCGAGCGCTCGTCAGTCACGTGGTTCGTCCTCGAAGAACTGCTCGGATACGAACACGTGCGGAACTACGACGGATCCTGGACCGAGTGGGGAAATATGATCGGCGTCCCGATCGAAGTCGGCGATTGA
- a CDS encoding helix-turn-helix domain-containing protein produces the protein MYDFTFEITYDTGADEYVDLFIDHESLRSEAIYSCLDPAELWTLESVTGDPTDLAAVDELLLDESVDRESLSARACNSTRTTSLLTEEQRRRVAYTYISDADYCESVPNIAAKYIDGGVLFEQTRIDDRVRWRVLVQDDSKIGLLYDTLSAKLGEGLSFSFEHLTEVDYWESELLSRADIRVEQREILNVAVERGYFETPREVTLDELADELELPRSTVSYRLRRATAELAKRFAE, from the coding sequence ATGTACGACTTCACTTTCGAGATAACGTACGACACCGGCGCCGACGAGTACGTCGACCTGTTTATCGATCACGAGTCCCTCCGATCGGAGGCGATCTACTCGTGTCTCGACCCTGCGGAGCTGTGGACGCTCGAGTCGGTGACAGGCGATCCGACCGACCTCGCGGCCGTCGACGAACTGCTCTTGGACGAGTCCGTCGATCGGGAATCACTCAGCGCTCGGGCGTGTAATTCGACCCGAACGACGAGTCTGTTAACCGAAGAGCAACGGCGGAGAGTCGCGTACACGTACATCTCCGATGCGGACTACTGTGAATCCGTCCCGAATATCGCGGCGAAGTACATTGACGGCGGTGTACTTTTTGAGCAGACTCGAATCGACGACAGGGTTCGGTGGCGCGTGTTGGTACAGGACGATTCGAAGATCGGGCTCCTGTACGATACGCTGTCCGCGAAGCTCGGTGAGGGGCTGTCGTTCTCATTCGAACACCTGACGGAGGTCGACTACTGGGAAAGTGAACTCCTCTCACGAGCGGACATCCGTGTAGAACAGCGTGAGATATTGAACGTGGCCGTCGAGCGCGGCTACTTCGAGACGCCGCGGGAAGTGACGCTGGACGAACTCGCTGACGAGCTCGAGTTACCCCGTTCGACCGTATCGTATCGGCTCCGACGAGCAACCGCAGAACTGGCAAAACGATTCGCAGAGTAG
- a CDS encoding sulfurtransferase TusA family protein: MMDLIGKAKDVDPGTVIRLQSANEGTEPDVSEWAEQSGNKLIEVTDRDDHWDLYVRIND, translated from the coding sequence ATGATGGATCTGATCGGCAAGGCGAAAGACGTCGATCCGGGAACTGTGATTCGGCTACAGAGTGCGAACGAAGGAACGGAACCAGACGTCTCGGAGTGGGCCGAGCAGTCCGGAAACAAACTGATCGAGGTAACCGACCGCGACGACCACTGGGACCTGTACGTACGGATCAATGACTGA
- a CDS encoding NAD(P)/FAD-dependent oxidoreductase, whose amino-acid sequence MTERIVIVGGGTAGSVLANNLADEVATEIDAGDVEVVLVNDREEHVYKPTWLYVPFGEKTPEDAKRPLNDLINGHVDLVIDRVSAVNTDAETVSFDGSRDDLAYDHLVLAMGAQVTPEETPGLAEGGHHFYGPEATAELREELAEFTGGHLVMSVIGVPHMCPVAPLEFPLIADTWLRERGLRENVDITYTYPINRAHGIESVAEWVGPLMEERDITVETFFNPERVDPDDQVVHTVEGRELAYDLLVSIPPHDGSDIVREAGLGEDGWVDVDPATLEATNAENVYALGDIADLPTSKAGSAAHYAATSLASRLASVVRGQRPTTEYDGKTVCFIESGEDEATYIAFDYEEEPTPKPPSKLIHWSKLGYNQSYWLTARGVL is encoded by the coding sequence ATGACTGAACGAATCGTCATCGTCGGCGGCGGGACGGCCGGGTCTGTCTTAGCGAACAACCTCGCCGATGAGGTCGCTACGGAGATCGATGCGGGCGACGTTGAGGTCGTCCTCGTCAACGACCGTGAGGAGCACGTCTACAAGCCGACGTGGCTGTACGTTCCCTTCGGGGAGAAGACCCCCGAAGACGCGAAGCGACCGCTTAATGACCTGATCAACGGACACGTCGATCTAGTGATAGATCGGGTCAGCGCCGTCAACACCGACGCTGAGACGGTGTCGTTCGACGGGAGCCGGGACGACCTCGCGTACGACCACCTCGTGCTCGCGATGGGCGCACAGGTGACACCGGAGGAGACGCCGGGGCTGGCCGAGGGCGGTCACCACTTCTACGGGCCCGAGGCGACTGCGGAGCTTCGCGAGGAGCTCGCGGAGTTCACTGGGGGCCATCTCGTGATGTCCGTCATCGGTGTACCGCACATGTGTCCGGTCGCACCGCTTGAGTTCCCGCTCATAGCCGATACGTGGCTGCGCGAGCGGGGCCTGCGCGAGAACGTCGACATCACGTATACCTACCCGATCAACCGCGCTCACGGGATCGAGTCCGTGGCTGAGTGGGTCGGGCCACTGATGGAAGAACGGGACATCACCGTGGAGACGTTCTTCAACCCCGAGCGGGTCGACCCCGACGACCAGGTCGTCCACACGGTAGAGGGCCGGGAACTGGCGTACGACCTCCTAGTGTCGATCCCACCGCACGACGGGAGCGACATCGTCCGGGAAGCCGGTCTCGGTGAGGACGGCTGGGTCGACGTCGACCCAGCGACGCTTGAGGCGACCAACGCCGAGAACGTGTACGCCCTCGGTGACATCGCAGACCTACCGACGAGCAAGGCCGGTAGCGCGGCCCACTACGCGGCCACGTCGCTGGCCAGCCGGTTGGCGAGCGTCGTCCGTGGCCAACGTCCCACCACCGAGTACGACGGGAAGACCGTCTGCTTTATCGAGAGCGGCGAGGACGAGGCGACGTACATCGCCTTCGACTACGAGGAGGAGCCGACGCCGAAGCCGCCCTCCAAGCTCATCCACTGGTCGAAGCTGGGGTACAATCAGTCGTACTGGCTGACCGCCCGAGGGGTGTTGTGA
- a CDS encoding DUF1641 domain-containing protein: MGASDDEAGENANVNPEGLPPEVREAIADNPETVATLLEQSGQLSAMLDALALVEDGLDDDMVESLTSDATTLGLAATELADQGTVELGSAVGENGDELAAAVQRIAALQRTGTLDRLTEIADAVALLTDAMDDEMVETVASTGTSLGEFADTATEDEVSHGLVRMLDGVGEAGAGEADPVGPIGLISALRDPEVKAGMGYLVAVARGIGAAGPGVNELND, from the coding sequence ATGGGCGCAAGCGACGACGAAGCGGGCGAGAACGCAAACGTCAATCCGGAGGGGCTCCCGCCGGAGGTCCGCGAGGCAATCGCAGATAATCCCGAGACCGTCGCCACACTGCTGGAGCAGTCGGGTCAGCTGTCGGCGATGCTCGACGCGCTCGCGCTTGTCGAGGACGGCCTCGACGACGATATGGTCGAGTCACTTACGAGTGACGCGACAACGCTCGGTCTGGCCGCGACGGAGCTCGCCGACCAGGGGACGGTTGAACTCGGTTCGGCTGTCGGTGAGAACGGCGACGAACTCGCCGCAGCCGTCCAGCGGATCGCAGCACTCCAGCGGACCGGTACCCTTGACCGCCTCACAGAGATCGCCGATGCGGTCGCGCTCCTGACTGACGCAATGGACGACGAGATGGTGGAAACCGTCGCTTCGACCGGTACCTCTCTTGGTGAGTTCGCCGATACGGCCACCGAAGACGAGGTGAGCCACGGTCTCGTCCGCATGCTGGACGGTGTCGGTGAGGCCGGCGCCGGTGAAGCCGATCCGGTCGGACCGATTGGTCTGATCAGCGCCCTCCGTGATCCCGAGGTCAAGGCAGGGATGGGATATCTCGTCGCAGTTGCCCGTGGGATCGGCGCTGCGGGCCCGGGAGTGAACGAACTGAACGACTAA